The following coding sequences are from one Streptomyces dengpaensis window:
- a CDS encoding ComF family protein, whose product MRGWWQDLTDLVLPAECGGCGRSRTVLCPECRAALSGAASRRVRPVPEPSGLPVVHAAAAYEDEVRAALLAHKERGVLALAAPLGVALAGAVRAGLGYMRCPIPTGRLTPAEGRQRLGKGPLWGEDGRPGAGGGQSRSPGSGRVRPGAVGGDVREPVLLVPVPSSRRAVRARGHDPARRIALAAAGELRRTGMQARVLSVLRQGRAVADQAGLNSRQRLDNLAGALEVTAGGARLLAGGGRVVLVDDLMTTGASLTEAARAVRAAWARAEGADGTGADRRMAGEGEGWAGKGEVDDASRDAGRDTICAAVVAASPDSFEINRN is encoded by the coding sequence ATGCGGGGGTGGTGGCAGGACCTCACCGATCTGGTGCTGCCGGCCGAGTGCGGAGGCTGTGGGAGATCTCGCACGGTGCTCTGCCCTGAGTGCCGTGCCGCCCTGAGTGGGGCCGCATCGCGCCGGGTGCGACCGGTGCCGGAGCCTTCAGGGCTGCCTGTGGTACACGCGGCGGCTGCGTACGAGGACGAGGTGCGGGCCGCGCTGCTCGCCCACAAGGAACGGGGGGTGCTCGCGCTCGCGGCGCCGCTCGGCGTAGCCCTGGCGGGGGCCGTGCGGGCGGGTCTGGGGTACATGCGGTGTCCTATCCCGACAGGGCGGCTCACGCCTGCAGAGGGGCGGCAGAGGCTCGGGAAGGGGCCGCTGTGGGGAGAGGACGGTCGGCCGGGAGCCGGCGGTGGACAGTCGAGGTCGCCGGGGAGCGGCCGGGTGCGGCCAGGGGCCGTCGGCGGAGACGTACGAGAGCCCGTGCTGCTCGTTCCCGTGCCGTCGTCGCGCCGGGCGGTGCGGGCGCGGGGACATGACCCGGCGCGGCGGATCGCGCTCGCGGCGGCGGGCGAGCTACGGCGTACGGGGATGCAAGCCCGGGTGCTGAGCGTGCTGCGGCAGGGGCGCGCCGTGGCCGACCAGGCGGGGCTCAACTCCCGGCAGCGGCTGGACAATCTCGCGGGCGCCCTGGAGGTGACGGCCGGGGGTGCCCGGCTACTGGCGGGCGGCGGCCGGGTCGTGCTCGTGGACGACCTGATGACGACGGGCGCTTCGTTGACGGAGGCGGCGCGTGCCGTACGGGCGGCGTGGGCAAGGGCGGAAGGGGCGGATGGGACGGGAGCGGACCGGCGTATGGCAGGTGAGGGCGAAGGTTGGGCGGGTAAGGGCGAAGTCGACGATGCGAGCCGGGACGCGGGCCGCGACACGATCTGTGCGGCCGTGGTCGCAGCATCGCCGGACTCTTTCGAAATAAACCGGAACTGA
- the mtnA gene encoding S-methyl-5-thioribose-1-phosphate isomerase yields MADHYAQSRDDGGPMEIPAIRWDEPPEGPVLVLLDQTRLPAAEVELVCTDAPALVEAIRMLAVRGAPLLGIAGAYGVALAAVRGFDVDEAAQALAGARPTAVNLSVGVRRAQTAYQAALSRGGDQKQAAGAALAAARALHREDAEASARMAHHGLALLDELLPGGSHQVLTHCNSGALVSGGEGTAFAVALAAHRAGRLRRLWVDETRPLLQGARLTAYEAARKGMAYTLLTDNAAGSLFAAGEVDAVLIGADRIAADGSVANKVGSYPLAVLARYHHVPFIVVAPVTTVDPGTPDGASIEVEQRAGHEVTEITAPQVPVAGAEAGGGIPVAPLGTQAYNPAFDVTPPELVTAIVTEEGVVSPVTAEALAELCDRSRQVTI; encoded by the coding sequence ATGGCTGATCACTATGCGCAATCCCGCGACGACGGCGGGCCGATGGAGATACCGGCGATCCGCTGGGACGAGCCACCGGAAGGCCCCGTACTGGTCCTGCTCGACCAGACGCGGCTGCCGGCCGCGGAGGTCGAGCTGGTGTGCACCGACGCTCCCGCGCTGGTGGAGGCGATCCGTATGCTCGCCGTGCGCGGGGCGCCGCTGCTCGGCATCGCCGGGGCGTACGGCGTCGCGCTCGCCGCCGTACGCGGCTTCGACGTGGACGAAGCCGCCCAGGCGCTGGCCGGTGCCCGGCCCACCGCGGTGAACCTTTCCGTCGGCGTGCGCAGGGCACAGACGGCGTACCAGGCCGCGCTCTCCCGTGGAGGTGATCAGAAGCAGGCCGCCGGGGCGGCGCTCGCCGCGGCGCGGGCGCTGCACCGGGAGGACGCCGAGGCCAGCGCGCGGATGGCCCACCACGGGCTGGCGCTGCTCGACGAGTTGCTGCCGGGCGGCAGCCACCAGGTCCTGACGCACTGCAACTCCGGGGCGTTGGTGTCGGGCGGGGAGGGCACGGCGTTCGCCGTCGCTCTCGCGGCGCATCGGGCGGGGCGGCTGCGGCGGCTGTGGGTGGACGAAACGCGGCCGTTGCTGCAAGGTGCTCGCCTGACGGCGTACGAAGCGGCGCGCAAAGGGATGGCGTACACCTTGCTCACCGACAACGCGGCGGGCTCGCTGTTCGCGGCAGGGGAGGTGGACGCGGTGCTGATCGGTGCCGATCGGATCGCGGCCGACGGTTCGGTGGCGAACAAGGTGGGGAGCTATCCGCTCGCGGTGCTGGCCCGGTATCACCACGTGCCGTTCATTGTGGTGGCGCCGGTGACGACGGTGGACCCGGGCACCCCGGACGGAGCGTCCATCGAGGTGGAGCAGCGCGCAGGTCATGAAGTGACCGAGATCACAGCACCCCAGGTGCCGGTGGCGGGAGCGGAAGCGGGAGGCGGGATACCGGTGGCCCCCCTGGGGACCCAGGCGTACAACCCGGCATTCGACGTGACGCCGCCCGAGTTGGTGACGGCGATCGTCACCGAGGAGGGCGTTGTGTCGCCCGTGACAGCCGAGGCACTCGCCGAGCTGTGTGACAGGTCACGCCAGGTAACGATTTAG
- the hpf gene encoding ribosome hibernation-promoting factor, HPF/YfiA family — MDIVVKGRKTEVPERFRKHVAEKLKLEKIQKLDGKVISLDVEVSKEPNPRQADRCDRVEITLRSRGPVIRAEAAASDPYAALDMAADKLEARLRKQHDKRYTRRGNGRISAAEVADHVPGAATLNGNGSVVHDEEPDSVPTKKIGTLEVMGEGPLVVREKTHVAAPMTLDQALYEMELVGHDFYLFVDSETKEPSVVYRRHAYDYGVIHLSTDPMVTQTAADAPSGALGG, encoded by the coding sequence GTGGACATCGTCGTCAAGGGCCGCAAGACCGAGGTGCCCGAGCGGTTCCGCAAGCACGTGGCCGAGAAGCTGAAGCTGGAGAAGATCCAGAAGCTCGATGGCAAGGTGATCAGCCTCGACGTCGAGGTGTCCAAGGAGCCCAACCCGCGACAGGCCGACCGTTGCGACCGAGTGGAGATCACGCTCCGCTCCCGCGGTCCGGTGATCCGGGCGGAGGCAGCGGCAAGCGATCCGTATGCAGCACTCGACATGGCCGCGGACAAACTGGAAGCCCGGCTGCGTAAGCAGCACGACAAGCGTTACACCCGCCGTGGCAACGGCAGGATCTCAGCCGCCGAGGTCGCCGACCACGTACCGGGTGCCGCGACGCTGAACGGCAATGGCAGCGTCGTCCACGACGAGGAACCCGACAGCGTGCCGACCAAGAAGATCGGCACCCTCGAGGTCATGGGCGAAGGCCCCCTCGTCGTCCGCGAGAAGACCCACGTGGCCGCCCCGATGACGCTCGACCAGGCGCTCTACGAGATGGAGCTGGTCGGGCACGACTTCTATCTGTTCGTCGACTCCGAGACCAAGGAACCGAGTGTCGTCTACCGACGGCACGCGTACGACTACGGCGTCATCCACCTCAGCACGGACCCCATGGTCACCCAGACCGCAGCGGATGCGCCGAGCGGTGCGCTCGGCGGCTGA
- a CDS encoding GNAT family N-acetyltransferase yields MDPVTLTTDRLVLRPVSRHDTDAVYDAVQDPDIQRWTTIPSPYLREHATSFTDQMVPDGWADGSAFAFGVFLPSGELVGMLAITMRSLGVGEVGFWAAKEHRGNGYITEATVAASRWAFTDLSIDRVEWRAEVGNTGSRAVAEGAGFTLEGILRSGINNRGVRRDCWVGSLLPSDLGLPSTSPYLPAPAI; encoded by the coding sequence ATGGACCCCGTCACCCTGACCACCGACCGTCTCGTCCTGCGCCCTGTGAGCAGGCACGACACCGACGCCGTGTACGACGCCGTCCAGGACCCGGACATCCAGCGCTGGACGACGATCCCGTCACCGTACCTGCGCGAGCACGCGACGAGCTTCACGGACCAGATGGTGCCCGACGGCTGGGCGGACGGCTCCGCATTCGCCTTCGGCGTCTTTCTCCCCTCCGGGGAGCTGGTGGGCATGCTCGCCATCACCATGCGCTCCCTCGGCGTCGGCGAGGTCGGCTTCTGGGCGGCGAAGGAACACCGCGGCAACGGCTACATCACCGAAGCCACCGTCGCCGCCTCCCGCTGGGCCTTCACGGACCTGTCCATCGACCGCGTCGAATGGCGCGCCGAGGTCGGCAACACCGGCTCCCGCGCCGTCGCCGAAGGCGCCGGATTCACCCTGGAGGGCATCCTTCGCTCCGGCATCAACAACAGGGGCGTCCGCCGGGACTGCTGGGTCGGCTCCTTGCTCCCCTCAGACCTGGGCCTGCCCTCGACATCGCCATACCTGCCGGCACCGGCGATTTAG
- a CDS encoding response regulator — MADSFGPMRDEDADDGVVGMGPDAGSSRKEPIRVLVVDDHALFRRGLEIVLAAEEDIQVVGEAGDGAEAVDKAADLLPDIVLMDVRMPKRGGIEACTSIKEVAPSAKIIMLTISDEEADLYDAIKAGATGYLLKEISTDEVATAIRAVADGQSQISPSMASKLLTEFKSMIQRTDERRLVPAPRLTDRELEVLKLVATGMNNRDIAKELFISENTVKNHVRNILEKLQLHSRMEAVVYAMREKILEIR; from the coding sequence ATGGCGGACAGCTTCGGACCGATGCGTGACGAGGATGCCGACGACGGCGTCGTCGGCATGGGCCCGGACGCGGGCTCCTCACGCAAGGAGCCCATCAGGGTCCTCGTCGTCGACGACCATGCGCTCTTCCGCCGCGGTCTGGAGATCGTGCTCGCGGCCGAGGAGGACATCCAGGTCGTCGGCGAGGCGGGGGACGGGGCGGAGGCGGTCGACAAGGCGGCCGATCTGCTGCCCGACATCGTGCTGATGGACGTACGCATGCCGAAGCGGGGCGGTATCGAGGCGTGCACGTCCATCAAGGAGGTGGCCCCCAGCGCGAAGATCATCATGCTGACGATCAGCGACGAGGAGGCCGATCTCTACGACGCGATCAAGGCGGGCGCGACGGGTTATCTCCTCAAGGAGATCTCCACGGACGAGGTGGCCACGGCGATTCGCGCGGTGGCCGACGGGCAGTCGCAGATCAGCCCCTCGATGGCGTCGAAACTCCTCACCGAGTTCAAATCGATGATCCAGCGGACGGACGAGCGCCGGCTGGTGCCCGCGCCGCGGCTCACCGATCGGGAGCTGGAGGTTCTCAAGCTCGTTGCCACGGGGATGAACAACCGGGATATCGCCAAGGAGTTGTTCATCTCCGAGAACACGGTGAAGAACCATGTGCGCAACATCCTGGAGAAGCTGCAGCTGCACTCCAGGATGGAGGCCGTGGTGTACGCGATGCGGGAGAAGATCCTCGAAATCCGCTAG
- a CDS encoding winged helix-turn-helix domain-containing protein, translating to MTSLPRPTADLSTDEARRIALRAQGFLGAPDRKSGVRGVLRHLGAVQLDTISVLARSHELIPYARLGAVGRKTVDAAYWTPGSGGAPHAFEYWSHAACILPVEEWPHFTFRRRAYRSRPHWNHTLPDGTYDQVIKQLRTEGPLTATELGGAKKTSEWWDWSSTKVAVERALMYGEVVCTERRGWKRVYDLAERAIPDALLHDELDDTECLRRLVRLAGQSLGVGTRADIADYHRLKGEQVDAVIADSGLVPVTVEGWGKPAWADPAALETAPRGRHRTTLLSPFDSLVWERARTERIFGFTHRLEAYTPKQKRIYGYFAMPVLAGGHLVGRVDPAREGRTLVAKQVTLDGAKAVPAVAQALVEAASWVDCTDVRVERVDAPELREPLTRELSRALA from the coding sequence ATGACGAGTCTCCCGCGTCCCACCGCCGACCTCTCCACCGACGAAGCCCGCCGCATCGCCCTCCGGGCCCAGGGCTTCCTGGGCGCCCCGGACCGCAAGTCCGGCGTCCGCGGAGTCCTACGGCATCTGGGCGCGGTCCAACTCGACACCATCTCCGTCCTCGCCCGCTCCCACGAGCTCATCCCGTACGCCCGCCTCGGCGCGGTAGGCCGCAAAACGGTCGACGCGGCCTACTGGACGCCGGGCTCGGGCGGCGCACCCCACGCCTTCGAGTACTGGTCCCACGCGGCCTGCATCCTCCCGGTGGAAGAGTGGCCCCACTTCACCTTCCGCCGCCGCGCCTACCGCTCCCGCCCGCACTGGAACCACACCCTGCCGGACGGCACCTACGACCAGGTCATCAAACAGCTCCGCACCGAAGGCCCGCTCACGGCAACGGAGTTGGGCGGCGCGAAAAAGACCAGCGAGTGGTGGGACTGGTCGAGCACCAAGGTCGCCGTCGAACGCGCCCTCATGTACGGCGAGGTGGTGTGCACGGAGCGCCGCGGCTGGAAGCGGGTGTACGACCTCGCCGAGCGTGCCATCCCCGACGCGCTGCTCCACGACGAGCTCGACGACACGGAGTGCCTGCGCCGCCTCGTCCGCCTCGCGGGCCAGTCCCTCGGCGTCGGCACCCGCGCGGACATCGCCGACTACCACCGCCTCAAGGGCGAGCAGGTCGACGCGGTGATCGCGGACTCGGGCCTGGTCCCGGTGACGGTGGAGGGCTGGGGCAAGCCGGCCTGGGCGGACCCGGCGGCCCTGGAAACGGCCCCGCGCGGCCGCCATCGTACGACGCTGCTGTCGCCGTTCGACTCACTCGTCTGGGAACGGGCCCGCACGGAGCGCATCTTCGGCTTCACCCACCGCCTGGAGGCGTACACGCCCAAGCAGAAGCGGATCTACGGCTACTTCGCGATGCCGGTGCTGGCCGGCGGCCATCTCGTCGGCCGTGTGGACCCCGCCCGCGAGGGTCGCACCCTGGTCGCCAAGCAGGTCACCCTGGACGGCGCCAAGGCGGTCCCGGCCGTGGCCCAGGCCTTGGTCGAGGCCGCGAGCTGGGTGGACTGCACGGACGTACGGGTGGAGCGGGTGGACGCCCCGGAGCTGCGCGAGCCCCTCACCAGAGAGCTGTCCCGCGCCCTCGCCTGA
- a CDS encoding LpqB family beta-propeller domain-containing protein has protein sequence MGADREGRGGRGRPVRVGACVGVGALVLAGCASMPDSGDLRGVESTPRQDSQVRVFAMPPRADAQPAEIVRGFLEALTSDDPQYETARKYLTPSARKAWDPYRSTTVLADGPNTESEPAGTRDGADDDYSYTLIGSKVATVDGQHAYAPDSGAYHRTVHLTLQKDKQWRIDGLPQGVVMGKSDFQRNYVSVNKYYFASNGPSGSGAQLDTVADPVYVREQVNPMTQMVRALLKGPTRWLDPVVTSSFPSGTDLKKGVTALSPDDRNRVTVPLNPKADHVGRGQCTKMAAQLLYTFQDLTPTGVDEVELQKSDGSQLCVLIEDQAEGVASHGTGERPEYQYFIDDKQRLVRMPSGNGDKKPEAVPGALGEGDTKLRAAAVSRDESSAAGVSADGSSLYVGSLVSGGSLGEAVLHSQGKTPDDRLTTPSWDGQGDLWVADRDPENPRLLLLREGAGDPLVVEAPSLDGRVQAVRVAADGVRIALIVEKDGKSSLQIGRIARDAKSGERPYVSILELRSVAPQLEEVTAMSWAGDSRLVVVGREQGGVQQMRYVQVDGSTPVSTAPSALTGVKEIAASEDERLPLVAHSEEDGIVRLSSGEQWQQVVKDGTAPVYPG, from the coding sequence GTGGGCGCTGACCGCGAGGGGCGCGGCGGCCGTGGGCGTCCGGTGCGTGTGGGGGCGTGCGTCGGTGTCGGTGCGCTGGTGTTGGCGGGGTGCGCCTCGATGCCGGACAGCGGGGACCTGCGCGGGGTCGAGTCCACGCCGAGGCAGGACTCGCAGGTCCGGGTCTTCGCGATGCCACCGCGTGCCGACGCCCAGCCCGCGGAGATCGTGCGGGGCTTCCTGGAGGCGCTGACCAGTGACGACCCGCAATACGAGACGGCACGCAAGTATCTGACGCCGAGCGCCCGCAAGGCGTGGGATCCCTACCGTTCCACGACCGTCCTCGCGGACGGCCCGAACACCGAGTCCGAGCCCGCGGGGACCAGGGACGGCGCTGACGACGACTACTCGTACACGCTGATCGGCAGCAAGGTCGCCACGGTGGACGGGCAGCACGCGTACGCGCCGGACTCCGGGGCGTACCACAGGACGGTGCACCTGACGCTGCAGAAGGACAAGCAGTGGCGCATCGACGGGCTGCCGCAGGGTGTCGTGATGGGCAAGTCCGACTTCCAGCGCAACTACGTGTCCGTCAACAAGTACTACTTCGCTTCGAACGGGCCCTCCGGGTCCGGAGCGCAGCTGGATACCGTCGCCGATCCGGTTTACGTGCGCGAGCAAGTGAATCCGATGACGCAGATGGTCCGCGCGCTCCTGAAGGGGCCTACGCGCTGGCTGGACCCCGTGGTGACGTCCAGCTTCCCCTCGGGCACAGACCTGAAGAAGGGCGTCACAGCGCTGTCGCCCGACGACCGCAACAGGGTCACCGTGCCGCTGAACCCGAAGGCCGACCATGTCGGACGGGGACAGTGCACCAAGATGGCGGCCCAACTCCTCTACACGTTCCAGGATCTGACGCCCACCGGGGTGGACGAGGTGGAACTGCAGAAGTCGGACGGTTCGCAGCTCTGCGTGCTCATCGAGGACCAGGCGGAGGGCGTCGCCTCGCACGGTACGGGGGAGCGTCCCGAGTACCAGTACTTCATCGACGACAAGCAGCGGCTCGTGCGCATGCCCAGCGGCAACGGCGACAAGAAGCCCGAGGCGGTGCCCGGTGCGCTGGGCGAAGGCGACACGAAGCTGCGCGCGGCCGCGGTGTCGCGGGACGAGAGCAGCGCGGCCGGAGTGTCGGCCGACGGGAGTTCGCTGTACGTCGGGTCGCTGGTATCGGGCGGTTCGCTCGGCGAAGCGGTGCTGCACAGCCAGGGCAAGACACCGGACGACCGGCTGACGACGCCCAGCTGGGACGGGCAGGGCGACCTGTGGGTGGCCGACCGCGACCCGGAGAACCCTCGGCTGCTCCTCCTGCGGGAGGGCGCGGGCGATCCGCTGGTGGTCGAGGCCCCGAGCCTCGACGGGCGCGTCCAGGCGGTGCGGGTGGCCGCCGACGGTGTGCGGATAGCCCTGATCGTCGAGAAGGACGGCAAGAGCTCGCTGCAGATCGGGCGCATCGCTCGCGACGCGAAGTCCGGTGAGCGGCCCTATGTCTCGATCCTCGAACTGCGCTCCGTCGCACCCCAGCTGGAGGAGGTCACGGCCATGTCGTGGGCCGGGGACAGCCGGCTCGTGGTGGTCGGCCGCGAACAGGGTGGCGTGCAGCAGATGCGGTACGTCCAGGTCGACGGCTCCACTCCGGTGAGCACCGCGCCCTCCGCGCTGACGGGCGTCAAGGAGATCGCCGCGTCCGAGGACGAGCGGCTGCCGCTGGTGGCGCACTCGGAGGAGGACGGGATCGTGCGCCTGTCGTCCGGGGAGCAGTGGCAGCAGGTGGTCAAGGACGGGACCGCGCCGGTTTATCCCGGGTAG
- the mtrA gene encoding two-component system response regulator MtrA, giving the protein MMSFMKGRVLVVDDDTALAEMLGIVLRGEGFEPSFVADGDKALAAFRETKPDLVLLDLMLPGRDGIEVCRLIRAESGVPIVMLTAKSDTVDVVVGLESGADDYIVKPFKPKELVARIRARLRRSEEPAPEQLTIGDLVIDVAGHSVKRDGQSIALTPLEFDLLVALARKPWQVFTREVLLEQVWGYRHAADTRLVNVHVQRLRSKVEKDPERPEIVVTVRGVGYKAGPS; this is encoded by the coding sequence ATGATGTCGTTTATGAAGGGACGAGTCCTTGTCGTCGATGACGACACCGCACTGGCCGAGATGCTCGGCATTGTGTTGCGTGGCGAAGGTTTTGAGCCGTCTTTCGTAGCCGACGGCGACAAGGCGCTGGCCGCTTTCCGTGAGACCAAGCCCGATCTGGTGCTCCTGGACCTGATGCTGCCCGGCCGGGACGGCATCGAGGTGTGCCGCCTGATCAGGGCGGAGTCCGGGGTGCCGATCGTGATGCTCACGGCGAAGAGCGACACCGTCGATGTCGTGGTGGGCCTCGAGTCGGGCGCCGACGACTACATCGTGAAGCCGTTCAAGCCAAAGGAGCTGGTGGCGCGGATCAGGGCGCGGCTGCGCCGTTCGGAGGAGCCGGCGCCCGAGCAGCTGACCATCGGCGACCTCGTCATCGACGTGGCCGGTCACTCTGTGAAGCGGGACGGGCAGTCGATCGCACTGACGCCGCTCGAGTTCGACCTTCTGGTGGCGCTGGCCCGCAAGCCGTGGCAGGTGTTCACACGTGAGGTCCTGCTGGAGCAGGTGTGGGGCTACCGCCACGCGGCGGATACCCGCCTGGTCAACGTCCATGTCCAGCGGCTGCGCTCCAAGGTCGAGAAGGACCCGGAGCGGCCGGAGATCGTGGTGACCGTGCGTGGTGTCGGTTACAAGGCAGGACCGAGCTGA
- the mtrB gene encoding MtrAB system histidine kinase MtrB — MSRDSAASTPGAPGVRSGRPVGRKVTGSRWGRFLEGGLLQGGVQGSPVLRLFMRWVRRPLLPVMRLWRRNIQLKIVVTTLLMSLGVVLLLGFVVIGQVRNGLLDAKVKASQSQATGGFSVAKQKADTAATANGDGGSSADGRSSKNVSQWMSDLVVSLSSGGQGAFDVVTLSSSAAGSGGAGLGPRYSGNVDPTVSVPEDLRARVDSSTLAAQSYTRVVYKDDKESQPALVIGKQVNDPNGDPYQLYYLFPLTQEEKSLSLVKGTLATAGLFVVVLLGAIAWLVVRQVVTPVRMAAGIAERLSAGRLQERMKVTGEDDIARLGEAFNKMAQNLQLKIQQLEDLSRMQRRFVSDVSHELRTPLTTVRMAADVIHEARVDFDPVTARSAELLADQLDRFESLLADLLEISRFDAGAAALEAEAIDLREVVRRVVSGAEPLAERKGSHIRIVGDQQPVVAEADARRVERVLRNLVVNAVEHGEGKDVVVRLAAAGGAVAVAVRDYGVGLKPGEATRVFSRFWRADPARARTTGGTGLGLSIALEDARLHGGWLQAWGEPGGGSQFRLTLPRTADEPLRGSPIPLEPQDSRRNRGLNDAGLPQGGSGKLATVPVQQHAGGNVPPHAPIAPRLAGVSPTADPTALPGNGARVVPRPTGAVRRPDDAPDVGEELTVENREPDGGEPEELGQGEAFRGR; from the coding sequence GTGTCCCGGGACAGTGCCGCTTCGACGCCCGGTGCGCCGGGGGTCCGTTCGGGGCGGCCTGTCGGCCGGAAGGTGACGGGCTCCCGCTGGGGACGGTTCCTGGAGGGCGGGCTGCTGCAGGGCGGAGTCCAGGGCAGCCCGGTGCTTCGGCTGTTCATGCGCTGGGTGCGCCGTCCGCTGCTGCCCGTGATGCGGCTGTGGCGGCGCAACATCCAGCTCAAGATCGTCGTGACGACGCTGCTGATGTCGCTGGGTGTGGTGCTGCTGCTCGGCTTCGTCGTGATCGGGCAGGTGCGCAACGGACTGCTGGACGCCAAGGTGAAGGCGTCGCAGAGCCAGGCCACCGGCGGGTTCTCGGTGGCCAAGCAGAAGGCGGACACGGCGGCGACGGCGAACGGTGACGGCGGTTCGAGCGCGGACGGCCGCTCCTCCAAGAACGTCAGCCAGTGGATGAGCGACCTCGTGGTGTCCCTCTCCAGCGGCGGGCAGGGCGCCTTCGACGTGGTGACGCTCTCCTCCAGCGCGGCCGGCAGCGGCGGCGCCGGGCTGGGGCCGCGCTACTCGGGCAACGTCGATCCGACGGTGAGTGTGCCGGAGGACCTGCGCGCGCGCGTCGACAGCAGCACCCTGGCGGCCCAGAGCTACACCCGTGTCGTCTACAAGGACGACAAGGAGTCGCAGCCGGCGCTGGTCATCGGCAAGCAGGTCAACGACCCCAACGGTGACCCCTACCAGCTCTACTACCTCTTCCCGCTCACGCAGGAGGAGAAGTCGCTGAGCCTGGTCAAGGGCACGCTCGCCACGGCCGGACTGTTCGTCGTCGTGCTGCTGGGAGCCATCGCCTGGCTCGTGGTGCGCCAGGTCGTCACGCCCGTGCGGATGGCGGCGGGGATCGCCGAGCGACTGTCCGCCGGGCGCCTCCAGGAACGTATGAAGGTCACCGGCGAGGACGACATCGCGCGGCTCGGCGAGGCCTTCAACAAGATGGCGCAGAACCTCCAGCTGAAGATCCAGCAGCTGGAGGACCTGTCGCGGATGCAGCGACGGTTCGTGTCCGACGTGTCGCACGAGCTGCGCACGCCGCTGACGACCGTGCGGATGGCCGCCGACGTCATCCATGAGGCGCGCGTGGACTTCGACCCGGTGACCGCGCGGTCCGCGGAGCTGCTGGCCGACCAGCTGGACCGGTTCGAGTCGCTGCTCGCGGACCTGCTGGAGATCAGCCGGTTCGACGCGGGCGCGGCGGCGCTCGAGGCCGAGGCGATAGACCTGCGCGAGGTCGTACGACGGGTCGTCAGCGGGGCCGAGCCGCTCGCCGAGCGCAAGGGCTCGCACATACGCATCGTCGGCGATCAGCAGCCGGTGGTCGCCGAGGCCGATGCCCGGCGGGTGGAGCGGGTGCTGCGTAATCTCGTCGTCAACGCGGTGGAGCACGGCGAGGGCAAGGACGTGGTGGTCAGGCTCGCCGCGGCGGGCGGGGCGGTCGCGGTCGCCGTGCGTGACTACGGTGTTGGGCTCAAGCCCGGCGAGGCGACCCGGGTGTTCAGCCGCTTCTGGCGGGCCGACCCGGCACGCGCGCGTACCACCGGTGGTACGGGGCTCGGGCTGTCCATCGCCCTGGAGGACGCGCGGCTGCACGGCGGCTGGCTGCAGGCGTGGGGCGAGCCGGGCGGCGGTTCGCAGTTCCGGCTGACGCTGCCGCGGACCGCGGACGAGCCGCTGCGGGGGTCGCCGATACCCCTGGAGCCGCAGGACTCGCGGCGTAATCGTGGACTTAATGACGCCGGTTTGCCGCAGGGCGGCAGCGGCAAGCTCGCCACCGTGCCGGTGCAGCAGCACGCCGGCGGGAATGTGCCGCCGCACGCGCCCATCGCGCCGCGACTGGCCGGGGTGTCGCCCACGGCCGATCCGACCGCCCTGCCGGGCAACGGCGCGCGGGTGGTGCCCCGCCCCACCGGGGCCGTGCGACGGCCGGACGACGCGCCTGACGTGGGTGAGGAGCTGACCGTGGAGAATCGCGAGCCGGACGGCGGGGAGCCGGAGGAGCTCGGACAAGGGGAGGCATTTCGTGGGCGCTGA